In one window of Drosophila mauritiana strain mau12 chromosome X, ASM438214v1, whole genome shotgun sequence DNA:
- the LOC117147265 gene encoding uncharacterized protein LOC117147265, producing MVHRRWIFCESGEDPNFRKEHYEYTQSQHR from the coding sequence ATGGTGCACAGGCGCTGGATTTTCTGTGAGAGCGGCGAGGATCCAAACTTCAGGAAGGAGCACTACGAGTATACCCAAAGCCAGCACCGATAA